The window AGTACATTGGCAATTATTGTTAATATTTCAAAGATCCCACTGGATGCCTACGCGGTGCCAGTGGGAACCTTTTTTATCACAGGAAGCAGGGCATCCCTGATGTTCGGCGTACAATTAATCCTGACAGCTATGGCTTCTGTGTCCTGCCTGTATTTCCTGTCACTGAACACAACCATGACGGATATAGTATATGTCCTGAAAAAGCTTTACTGCCCCGGGCTGCTGATAGAATTGATGCTGCTGGTGTACCGGTTTATCTTTGTGCTTATGGAGACTGCCTCGGCGATCATGGTTTCCCAGAAATCCAGGCTTGGGAACTTAAACTTTAAGACCTCTGTGTCATCCTTCGGGCAAATGGGGGCGGGACTGTTTATCCGTGCCTTCAGGCGTTCTAACGCCCTGTACGACGCCATGGAATCAAGGTGCTACGATGGGAGGATAGAGGTCCTCAATGAACAGCGGCCGGCCAGGGCAAAGGAAATTGCCATGATTGCTGTATTTGAGCTTTTACTGCTGGCGTTTACCATAGGGAGGGGACTTATATGAGCGGAGAAAATGAAGATATTATTTTGGAGGCGCGGGATATATATTATACTTATGAGGAGGGAGGCCCCCCTTCTCTCAATGGAGTAAGCCTAAAGATAAAAAAAGGGAAAAAAGTCGCTTTTATGGGGGCCAATGGCTGTGGGAAATCTACTTTCTTTTTGTGCTGCAACGGCATAATCCGGCCAGACCGGGGAGAGGTTCTGTTCCAGGGAAAAACTCTGGATTATTCCAGGAAAGGACTGCTGGATCTCAGGAGAGGGGTACAGATTGTATTTCAGGATCCAGATAATCAGTTATTTTCAGCCAGTGTGTATCAGGAAATTTCCTTTGGGCCCATGAACCTTGGGATCCCTGAGGAGGAGGCACGCCGGGACATCGAAGAGGTGATTGCATACCTGGAAATCACGCCCTTTCGGGACAGGCCGGCCCATGCGCTGAGCGGAGGGCAGAAAAAGCAGGTGTCAGTAGCCGACGTGCTTGTGATGCACCCGGAGGTGATTATATTAGATGAGCCGGCCGCCGCCCTGGATGCAAAGCATACAAAAAAGGTAAACGAGATCGTAGACCGGCTGGCGGGACAGGGGATTACAATTCTGATGGCCACCCATGATATCAACTATGCCCTTGGCTGGGCGGATGAGATTGTGCTGATGCATGAAGGGAAGGTTCTGCTGCAGGATGATCCCCTGACTGTATGCTCCAACCGTGAGGCCCTGGCTATGACGAACCAGGAGGAGCCGGCAGTGCTTCAATTATTTGACAAGATGGTAAAAAAAGGAATGTTAGATTCCTCCATGGAGCCTCCTGTGAATATGGGGGAGCTTTACGGGTATATAGAGAAGAGTTAATGAGAAGGAGGCATTATGGAAAGAAAAGCAGGCGCCAGAAAGGCCATTCTTATAGTGAGCTTTGGCACAAGCCATTTGGATACGCTGGAGAAAAATATTGCACAGATTGAAAGGCAGGCGGGAGAGACATTTCCCGACTATAAAATATACAGGGCTTTTACAAGCCACATGATACTCAGAAAATTAAAGAAGAAAGAGAATCTCTCTATTTTTACGGTGCAGGAGGCCATGGGGCAGATGGCGGCGGACGGCATTGAAAGTGTGGTTGTACAGCCTACGCATATAATCAATGGAATTGAAAATGACAGGATGCTCAGTGATGTGGAGGAGTATGCAGACAAATTCAAAAAAATCCGGATTGGGGCCCCTCTGTTGACCAGTGTGGAGGATTATAAGAAATCCATCCACGCCGTCATGGCAGAGGCAGGGCTTAAGGAGGATGAGATACTGGTATTGATGGGGCACGGCACTGACCACCACGCCAACGCGGCTTATCCAACTCTGGAATATACGTTCCATTCCCTGGGCTATAATCAGGTCCTGGTGGGGACAGTAGAGGGGTTTCCAGATTTGACAAATGTGATGGCTAAATTGGAGATTGCCGGCAGGAAAAAGGTGGTCCTCATGCCGTTCATGGTTGTGGCAGGGGACCACGCCAAAAATGACATGGCGGGGGAGGAAGATTCCTGGAAAAGCGAACTTAAAGAGGCTGGATATGAGGTGAAAGCTATTATCAGGGGCCTTGGAGAAATGCAGGGGATCCGGAACATCTATATGGAACACATTGAAGCCGTGATTTAAGCTGTGTGAAAAAAGGAGAGACAGATGCAGCAGGAGAATGCAAAAGGGCAGCAGGGGGAGCTTGTGTGGAAGAACCAAAAAAAGCTCAGATCTGGCTATACAACAGGAAGCTGCGGCGCTGCGGCAGCCAAGGCCGCCGCATATATGCTTTTGTCAGGGGAAAGGGCAGAACAAGTATCACTCCTGACTCCCAAAGGTGTACTCCTTTATCTGGAAGTGGAGGAAATAACATTTGGAGAGGATTTTGTAAGCTGTGCTGTGCGGAAGGACAGCGGGGACGACCCGGATGTGACAGATAAAGTCCTGGTTTTTGCCCAGGTCAGCCGGTGCCCGGGGACCGGACTCATCCTGGACGGCGGCGAGGGGGTAGGCAGAGTCACGAAAAAAGGACTGGAACAGAAGATCGGCGAAGCTGCCATCAACAGGGTGCCCCGCCGGATGATTCTGGAGGCAGTTGATGAACAGAGGGAAAAGGCCAGATATACCGGAGGGCTTAAGATTATCATTTCTGTGCCCGGAGGGGCAGACCTGGCAAATAGGACTTTTAACCCAAGGCTTGGGATCCAGGGGGGGATCTCGATCCTGGGCACCAGCGGGATAGTGGAGCCCATGAGTGAAAAAGCGCTTATAGATACTATATACCTGGAAATGAAGGTCTTAAAAGAGAACGGGCATGACTGGTGTTACGTTGTCCCTGGGAACTATGGGAGTGATTTTTTGGCCCAGGCTCTGGGGTTTGACGGGGAGATGGCTGTCAAATGCAGTAATTATATTGGAGAGATGATTGACGCCGCTGTGGGACTGAAGATGAAAGGAGTTTTTCTGGTGGGCCATGTGGGGAAACTGATTAAATTGGCGGCGGGGGTCATGAATACCCATTCCAGACAGGCGGACTGCAGGATGGAGGTATTTGCCGCCCATGCCGCCATGGCAGGGGCGCCCTGCGGCATAGTAAAAAGGCTGATGGAATGTGTGACCACTACAGAGGCAGTGGAGATATTAAAAAAAGAAGGGCTGCTTAAGGAGGTCATGGGGACTGTCATGAAGCGGATTGATTTCTATCTGAGGCAGCGGGCCGGGGGGCAGCTGCAAATCGGAGCGGCTGTATTCTCGCTGGAAGAGGGAATCCTGGGGGTGACAGCCTGTGCAGAAATGATGTTGGCCAGCGCTGGGCTAAGAGAGCAGACACAAAAGGAGAAAGCAGAATGAGTGGTATTTTTTATGGAATCGGAGTAGGGCCGGGGGATCCAGAACTTCTTACAATCAAAGCGGCCAGATTAATCAGGGAATGTGATGTTCTGGCTGTTGCAGTGTCCGGCTTTGGCCTGTGTGCGCCGGTGTTTGAGGAAGCCGGGGAAAAAAAAGTGCCCGGGCAGTATCTGGACCACTGTGTGGCATACCAGATTGTGCTCGGGGCAGTGCCGGAAGCGGCGGAGAAGGATAAGCTGTATCTGCCTATGCCCATGGTGAAGGACAAAGAGAGGCTGAAGCAGATCCATGACGCCTGCGCAGACTGCACACAGGAACAATTGCGCAGAGGAAGATCCGTGGCTTTTATTACATTGGGGGATCCCACTGTTTATTCTACATGCCTGTACGTCCATAAACGGCTGAAAAGGCGGGGGGCAGACACCCGCCTCATTCCCGGAATCCCTTCTTTCTGCGCCGCGGCGGCCAGAATGGACACAGGACTGGCCGAAAATAAGGAGGAGCTGCATATCATACCTGCTTCCTATGGAGTGGAGGAAAGCCTGGGACTGCCAGGGACGAAAGTCCTGATGAAAGCTGGGAGAAAAATGCCTGAGGTGAAACAGGCCGTCCGGGACAGGGGACTTGCAGTACAGATGGTAGAAAACTGCGGCATGGATAATGAACATATATACTGGGGAACCGAGGAAATACCAGAGGATGCAGGGTATTATTCCCTAGTGATTGTGAAGGAGGGAAAATAAATGGTCGTATTTGTGGGGGCAGGCCCCGGGGCAGAAGATCTGATTACTGTGAGAGGACAGAGGCTGTTGGCCCAGGCCGATATTATTGTATATGCGGGTTCCCTCGTAAATCCTGGCCTGCTGGATATCAAAAAACAAAACTGCCGTGTATATAATAGTGCCTATATGACCCTGGAGGAAGTGTTAGATGTCATGATACAGGGGGAGAGGGACAATAAAAGGGTGGTGCGGCTCCACACAGGCGACCCTTGTCTGTACGGCGCAGTCCGGGAGCAGATGGATGGACTGGAGAAGGCGGGGGTTGCCTATGAGGTATGCCCGGGCGTCAGTTCCTTCTGCGGGGCGGCCGCAGCTCTTGGGGCAGAGTATACTCTGCCTGGAATTTCCCAGTCTGTTGTGATTACCAGGATGGCGGGCAGGACTGCGGTGCCCCAAAAAGAATCCATAAAAGACTTTGCCGCACATCAGGCGACTATGGTGGTTTTTCTGAGCACAGGCATGCTGCCCGCCCTCGCCGCAGAACTTCAGGCAGGGGGGTATGCTTCGGAGACTCCGGCGGCTATTGTCTATAAAGCCTCATGGCCCGATGAGAAAGTGCTGCGCTGTACTGTGGGCACCCTGGCAGATACAGCCAGGCGGGAGGGAATCACAAAGACAGCCTTGATTGTAATAGGGGATATTTTAGGGGGAGGGTATGAGCGGTCAAAGCTGTATGACCCTACCTTTGGCACAGAGTTCCGCAGTGCGGTGAAAGGAGAGGGGACAGATGGGACAGATCCAGAATAACAGACAGGGAGAAGGGGAGAGGGAAGATGCAATGAAGCGAAAGCCAGGCTGTGTATATGCTGTAGGACTGGGACCGGGAGCGGGCCGGGGCCTTACCCAGGAGGCAAAGGATGTTCTGGGGCGCTGCCAGGTAGTTGTAGGATATACAGTGTATGTGGATTTGATAAAGGCAGCATACCCTGATAAAATTTATTTGACAACGCCTATGACCCAGGAGGCAAAACGCTGCCGGATGGCCCTGGACGAGGCGGCTGCGGGCCGCGATACTGCGGTAATATGCAGCGGGGATGCAGGGATCTACGGCATGGCCGGACTGCTCTATGAGACAGCCCAGGACTATCCTGGGGCAAAGATCCAGGTCGTGCCGGGAATTACGGCGGCTACCGGGGGGGCCGCGGTCCTGGGGGCCCCGCTCATGCATGATTTTGCAGTCATCAGCCTGAGTGACCTTTTGACACCCTGGGAGAAGATTGAGAGGCGGATCAGGGCGGCGGCTATGGCAGATTTCGTTGTTTGCCTGTACAATCCCTCCAGCCGCAAACGCCGGGATTATCTGAGAAAAGCCTGTGAATACATGCTGGAATATAAGAATCCAGAGACCGTCTGCGGCATTGTCCAGAATATTGGAAGAGATGGGGAGACTGGCAGGACAATGACACTGAAAGAGCTCAAAGATACAGAGACTGACATGTTCACAACTGTGTTTATCGGCAATGAGCAGACAAAGCTGATAAATGGAAAAATGGTGACGCCAAGAGGATATTGCAATGTGTAAAGAGAAGCGCAGAGTGTATTTGACAGGAATTGGGACAGGCGGTTATCATACACTGACTATCGAGGCAGAGAATATTATCAAAGGATGCAGCTGTATCATCGGGGCTGAGCGTATGGTCAGGGCATTGGAGCAGTTTCAGAAACCTGTATACATATCTTACAGGCCGGAAGAAATCAGAGGTTTTTTGGATGCCCATCCCGAATATCCCTGTGCTGTAGTAGCCTTGTCAGGGGACACGGGATTTTACAGTGGGGCAAAGGGGTTGGAAGAAGCCTTAAAAGACTACGAAACTGTCCGGATTCCCGGGATCTCTTCTGTCGCCTGCCTGGCTGCAAGGCTGGGGATTCCATGGGAAGATGCGGGATTTGTCAGCGCCCATGGGAGAGGGCAGAATTATATCCATGGGATTGCACATAGAGAAAAGACGTTCCTTTTACTGGGGGGGAAGGGCAGTGGTGATAGCTTCTGCCAGAAGATAAAGGAGTATGGCCTGACGGATGTGGAAATCATTGTGGGGCAAAGGCTTTCTTATGAAGATGAGGCTGTGCTTAACAGGACCGGAAGCACTATAAGGCCAGAGGATTTTTCTGGGCTGGATGCGGTTTTCATCAGGAACCCGGCTCCAGACAGGTATGCCATGGGACATCTTGAAGATGAAGAGCTGATCCGCGGGAAAGTACCTATGACGAAGGCGGAAGTCCGGGCGGTGAGCATCGCCAAGCTCCATCTTACCCGGGATGCAGTGCTCTACGATATTGGCGCCGGTACAGGTTCAGTTTCCATAGAGGCGGCCTTGTTATCCGGGGAAATCCGGGTATATGCGGTTGAGAAAAACCCTGAGGGCGTTGCCCTGATCCACAAAAACAGAAAAAAATTCAAGTGTGACGGCATAGAGGTTATAGAAGGAGAGGCGCCTGAGGCGCTGAAGAGCCTCCCCCCTCCCAGCCATGTTTTTATTGGGGGAAGCTCTGGGAATCTATGCGAGATCATAGGGGCGGCCAGGGAGAAAAATGCGAAAGCCAGAATCGTCATCAATGCTATCTCCCTGGAGACAGTTTCAGAGGCTGTAAAAGCGGCAAAGGAGGGACTGCTTGCAGACCCGGAGTTTGTACAGATAGCGGCGGCGCGGTCAAGGAAGCTGGGGAGCTACCATATGATGACAGCAATGAACCCTATCTATGTGATTTCAGACGGAAAGGAGTAGGCCTATGGACACAGCGGCCTTTCTTGTGGCTGCACCTGCCAGCGGCAGCGGCAAGACAATACTTACCTGTGCCCTTCTGTCGGCTTTTCAGCAGAGGGGGATTAAGACGGCCGCATGTAAATGCGGGCCTGACTATATTGACCCTATGTTCCACAGAGAAGTGCTGGGTGTTGAGTCAGTGAACCTGGATTTGTATCTCTGTGGGAGAGAGGCAATGAAAAATTTGTTCAGAGAGCATGTATGTGGTTCGCAGGCGGTTGTGGCGGAAGGTGTGATGGGATATTATGACGGGATGGCCTTGGATTCAAGCCAGGCCAGCACCTACGATGTGGCACGTACCCTGGGGCTTCCTGTCATATTGGCTGTAAACTGCAGGGGCATGTCCCTGTCTGTACTGCCCCTCATATTAGGGATCATTGAATTTCAAAAGGACAGCAATATTCAGGGAATTTTGCTGAACCGGGTATCCCACATGCTGTACCCAAGGATGAAAAATCTCATTGAGGATGGACTGAAGGCCAGGGGATACCATATCCCTGTAGTGGGGTATCTTCCCCAGCAGGAAGCCTTTTCCCTGAAGAGCCGCCATCTGGGGCTTGTGACACCCGGGGAGCTTAAAAATCTCCGCAGCCAACTCTCAGAAGCCGGCAGGATCGTAAGCAATACAGTAGATCTGGAGCTGCTGCTTCAAATAGGAAGACAAGCACACCTGGGGGATGGACGGCCCGGCCCGGCCCAGGAGGCCTTCCAGGCCAGGGAGGGAAAAATACGGATTGGAATTGCAAAGGATGAGGCTTTCTGCTTTTATTATAAAGACAATTTAAGACTGCTTGAAAAGCTGGGGTGCGAGCTCGTTGCGTTTAGTCCCCTGGGGGACAAAAAGCTGCCTGGAGGCATCAGGGGACTGCTCCTGGGGGGCGGGTATCCCGAGCTTTTTGCAAAGGAGCTGGAGTCCAACCAAACCATGAGGCGCAGCATTCAGAGCGCTGTGGCGGGGGGGATGCCCTGTCTGGCAGAATGCGGAGGGTTTATGTACCTTCATGAAGAGATGGAAGGGAAGGACGGCGCCTGGCACACCATGGCGGGAGCCATCCCGGGCCGCGCCGTAAGGACAGACAAGCTGGTGCGTTTCGGGTATATAGAACTTCACGCCAGGCAGAAGGGCGCTTTTCTGGATCTAGGGGAAACCATACGGGCACATGAATTTCATTATTGGGACAGTACAGATAATGGTTCTGCCTGCCTGGCAGTAAAGCCAGATGGCCGCAGGTCCTATCCATGTATGCACATGGAGGGGAATTTGTTTGCAGGATTCCCACATATACACTTTTATTCCCATCCCCAGTTTGCTGAGAGGTTTGTAAAGTGCTGCCGGGGCGTGGAAGGGAGGGATGTACCATGACAGGGACAATCACACTTGAGGAACTAAAGGAAGAGATTAAGCCGGCTGATGCCCGCAGCCAGGAAGAGGCAAAACTGCGCTGGATGTCTGTGGCAAAGCCTTTGTTCAGCCTTGGAAAGCTGGAGGACGCCGTGATACGGATGGCAGGCATAAAGGGTACGGCTGACTTTGAATTGAAAAAAAAGGGCCTTGTTATTATGTGTGCGGATAACGGGGTGGTGGCTGAGGGGATCACCCAGACAGGCCAGGAGGTCACTGCGGCAGTGGCTGGTAATTTTAAGAAAAAAGCCGCCAGTGTGGCAATTATGGGCGAACTGGCAGGGGTAGACCTATTCCCGGTGGACATTGGGATGGTATCAGATGTGCCCTCTGTCACCAGGCCAGAGTATAAGGTGGCTTACGGAACCCGGAATTTTGCAGAAGAACCGGCCATGACAGAAGTCCAGGTGTGGGAAGCCATCCAGGTGGGCATCCATATGGTTTCTGTTTTAAAGGGACAGGGGTATGATCTTCTGGCTACCGGGGAGATGGGCATTGGCAACACGGCAACCAGCAGCGCTGTGGCGGCAGTACTTTTAGATAAAAGTCCGGGGGAAGTAACCGGCAAAGGGGCAGGCCTGACGGATGCAGGCCTGGAGAAAAAAATCGGGGTGATTGAGAAGGCTATCCGGCTGCACAGGCCGGACAAACAGGATGTGCTAGATGTACTGGCTAAGGTAGGCGGATTGGATATTGCCGGCCTTACAGGAGTATTTTTGGGGGGAGCCTACTTACGCATCCCCGTTTTAGTCGATGGCTTTATATCCGCCGCGGCCGCCCTGTGCGCCTGCCGCCTTGTGCCAAATGTGGGGGATTATCTTATGGCCTCTCATGTATCAAAAGAGCCGGCGGGAAGAATGCTTCTGGACGCCCTTTGCCTCTCCCCCCTGCTGGACTGTGATATGTGTCTGGGAGAGGGAAGCGGCGCAGTTGCCGCTGTCCCCCTCCTGGAGATGGGACTGTCTGTGTACAGAAGGATGAGTACTTTTAAAGAAACTAATATACGGCAATATGAAGTACTTAAGTAAGCAGTAAAGCCTGCAGCGCCTGAAAGGAGTAAAGGACAATGTACCTGCTGAAATCTTGTGTGATTGCGTTTTCTATGTATTCCAAAATTCCCATGCCCAGGGTGGAGTGGAGTGAGAAAAATATGAAATATGCCATGTGCTTTTTCCCGGCTGTGGGTGTGGTGCTGGGGGCCATAGAAATAATTGTGGGAGGCTTTTTGCTGAAAATGGGGGCCAGTCCCCTGCTTTTCGGGGCGGTGATGACACTTCTGCCAGTGTTGGTGACAGGGGGGATCCATATGGACGGATTTATGGATACTATGGATGCACTGAACTCTTATGGCACGAAGGAAAAAAAACTGGCCATACTGAAAGATTCCCATTCGGGGGCCTTTGCGGTCCTGGGCCTTTGCTGCTATTTTCTCTGGAGTACAGCTATGTGGGGGGAGGCCAAAGCAGCTATGCTGCCTGTACTGGGGGGCAGCTGCGTGCTGTCCCGCTCCTTGAGCGGCTTTTCTGTCATGGCCTTCCCGCCGGCCAGAGATTCAGGGCTGGCCAGGACATTCCAGGATGGCGCCAGCAGAAAAAGGGCGGGAATTTTCCTCATATGCTGGGTTCTTTGCTCAGGAGCGTTTGTGCTTTTGGCAGACATCGTTCTGGGCGGGGCAGTCCTTATTGCCAGTATCCTTGTATTTCTGTATTACAGGCGGGTCTGTACGGTACAGTTTGGGGGAATAACCGGAGATTTGGCGGGATACTTCCTGGAATTGTGTGAGCTGGCCGCTCTGAGTGCTGTGGTCATTGTACAGAAGGTATGACCAAGGCGGTAAATTGCCAGGCGTGCTCTAAAATAGAAACATAGGCGTAGCAATAAAGTTATTAAATGTACTGACAGGGAGAAGAAATATGAAGATTGTATTAATCAGGCATTTCAGGACACCGGGTAATCTGCAGAAGCGGTACATAGGCCGCACAGATGAGTCCCTTCTTGAGGAAGAGGGCCTGCCTGTCCGGGCAGGGAGGCTTAGGCGGCGTATTCTTAAAGCCGGGCCCGTAGATAAAGTGGCAGTCAGCCCTATGAAGCGGTGCAGGCAGAGCGCGGCACTTTTATTTCCAGAGCATGAACCGTTGCCCTGCCAGGATTTGAGGGAGTGTGATTTTGGTATTTTTGAGGGTAAGAATTATAAAGAGCTGCAGGGAAGCAGCGCCTATCAGGCATGGCTGGATTCTGGCGGAACCATTCCTTTTCCTTCTGGAGAAGGGCACGAAGATTTTAAAAGGCGGTGCAGGAGAGGGTTTGAGGAAGTACTTCTTCAGTTTTGCGGGGCAAAGGCCAGATATGGGGCTATTATCCTCCACGGTGGTACAATAATGGCAGTCATGTCTGGCTTTGACAGAGAAAAAAGAGGTTTTTACAGCTGGCAGGCAGAAAACGGAGGAGGCTATATAGTGACGCTGGATGAAATGGCCTGGAACCAGGGAAAAAAGATATTTAGGGAGATTGAGCGGTTATGATGACATTGATGGCCTGCGGTACAGGGTTTGTATTAGACTTTTTATTCGGGGACCCGCCTTGGCCCTGGCATCCGGTGCGGCTCATAGGCGCCCTGATATCTGCCCTGGAAAAGGCCCTGCGCAGAATTTTCGGAGAGGAAAAGGATGGTCTCTTAAAGGCAGGGGCAGTCCTCTGCGTGGCAGTGCTCCTTATTTCAACAGTGGTCCCTGCCATATTGCTCTGGACTGCAGGCAGGCTGCATGGGGGAATTCAGTTTATTTTGGAGAGTTTTTGGTGCTACCAGCTTCTGGCTGCCAAGTCACTGAAACAGGAGAGTATGAAAGTATATGGCCGGGTCAAGGAGGGAGACCTGCCCGGAGCCAGGAAGGCCCTTTCTATGATTGTGGGGCGGGATACGGAAAACCTGGATGAGGCAGGAGTAGTCAGGGCGGCAGTGGAGACTGTGGCAGAAAATACATCGGATGGCGTGGCTGCCCCTCTTTTGTTTATGATGATAGGGGGGGCCCCTCTGGGATTTTTTTATAAAGCGGCTAACACGATGGATTCCATGGTAGGCTATAAAAATGAGCAGTATATATACCTGGGCCGGTGGGCGGCGAAGCTGGACGACGTACTAAATTATATCCCTTCCAGGCTGTCCGCTGTATTGATGACAGGAGCTGCCTGGATTCTTGGCCTGGACGGCAGGGGCGCCTGGAGAATATACAGGCGGGACCGGAGAAAACATGCCAGTCCCAATTCGGCCCAGACAGAAGCTACCTGCGCGGGCGCCCTGGGAATCCGGCTGGCAGGGGACGCATGGTATTTTGGGAAGCTGCACAAGAAAGAGTATATAGGCGACCCTGGCAGGGAACCTGAGGCGGAGGATATTCCCCGTGCAAACCGGCTGATGTACGGCACGGCGGTGCTTACGTTCATATTCGCGGCAGGGGCCAGGTTCCTGGCAGTATACAAATTGTGACGCACATCTTGCCAAAAGCAATGTTCAGACGCATATCTGGCAGGTGATTTCAGCACAGGAGGTTAAATTACACATGGATTATGGGCATGGCGGAGACATATATACATACCAAGGGATGACAGACTTTTCGACTAATATTAATCCTCTGGGCCCCTCTTCTGAGGTACTTAGGACAGCCAGGGAGAGCCTGGCACATATAGGGGAGTACCCGGACAGCAGATGCAGGGAGTTAGTTGAGGCGCTGTCAAAAAAGGAGGGGATACCGGGGGAAACGGTGGTGCCCGGCAATGGAGCCGCAGATTTAATCTTTTCTCTTGTATTTGCAAAGAAGCCGAAGAAAGCGGTCCTGACAATCCCCTCTTTTCTGGAGTATGAACAGGCATTAGAGGCGGCGGGGTGCGAAATCGTGTATGCCCGCCTGCATGAGGAGGAAAATTTCTGCCTGACAGAAAGGTATCTGGATCAGCTGACAGAGGGCGTAGATTTGATTTTTTTGTGCTCCCCCGACAATCCCTCGGGGCAGGCAATAGAAAAGGCGCTTCTGGAAAAAATCGTCCAGAAATGTGTGGATCTGCAGATTACCGTGGTGCTGGATCAATGTTTTTATGAATTTATGGAAGACCAGGGGCAGGTGATGGCCGCCAGGGAAGCTATAAAGATTCCCAATATTTTTCTTCTCAGGGCTTTTACGAAGATGTATGCCCTGCCTGGGCTGCGGGTGGGGTATGGGATCAGCGGAAATCAAGAGTTGTTAAAACGGCTGGAGTCTGCAAGGCAGCCATGGAGCGTGTCAGGGGTGGCCCAGGCGGCTGCCTGTGCGGCTTTAGAGGATCAGGAAAGAGTTGTCAGGACTAGAAATTTTGTGAGCGAGGAGCGGAAAATGATGGAAAAAGAACTGGAAAGAATAGGAGTCAGGTATTTTCCGCCCTCTGCAAATTATATGCT of the Luxibacter massiliensis genome contains:
- the cobJ gene encoding precorrin-3B C(17)-methyltransferase gives rise to the protein MKRKPGCVYAVGLGPGAGRGLTQEAKDVLGRCQVVVGYTVYVDLIKAAYPDKIYLTTPMTQEAKRCRMALDEAAAGRDTAVICSGDAGIYGMAGLLYETAQDYPGAKIQVVPGITAATGGAAVLGAPLMHDFAVISLSDLLTPWEKIERRIRAAAMADFVVCLYNPSSRKRRDYLRKACEYMLEYKNPETVCGIVQNIGRDGETGRTMTLKELKDTETDMFTTVFIGNEQTKLINGKMVTPRGYCNV
- the cobM gene encoding precorrin-4 C(11)-methyltransferase, yielding MVVFVGAGPGAEDLITVRGQRLLAQADIIVYAGSLVNPGLLDIKKQNCRVYNSAYMTLEEVLDVMIQGERDNKRVVRLHTGDPCLYGAVREQMDGLEKAGVAYEVCPGVSSFCGAAAALGAEYTLPGISQSVVITRMAGRTAVPQKESIKDFAAHQATMVVFLSTGMLPALAAELQAGGYASETPAAIVYKASWPDEKVLRCTVGTLADTARREGITKTALIVIGDILGGGYERSKLYDPTFGTEFRSAVKGEGTDGTDPE
- the cbiD gene encoding cobalt-precorrin-5B (C(1))-methyltransferase CbiD, which encodes MQQENAKGQQGELVWKNQKKLRSGYTTGSCGAAAAKAAAYMLLSGERAEQVSLLTPKGVLLYLEVEEITFGEDFVSCAVRKDSGDDPDVTDKVLVFAQVSRCPGTGLILDGGEGVGRVTKKGLEQKIGEAAINRVPRRMILEAVDEQREKARYTGGLKIIISVPGGADLANRTFNPRLGIQGGISILGTSGIVEPMSEKALIDTIYLEMKVLKENGHDWCYVVPGNYGSDFLAQALGFDGEMAVKCSNYIGEMIDAAVGLKMKGVFLVGHVGKLIKLAAGVMNTHSRQADCRMEVFAAHAAMAGAPCGIVKRLMECVTTTEAVEILKKEGLLKEVMGTVMKRIDFYLRQRAGGQLQIGAAVFSLEEGILGVTACAEMMLASAGLREQTQKEKAE
- a CDS encoding energy-coupling factor ABC transporter ATP-binding protein; translated protein: MSGENEDIILEARDIYYTYEEGGPPSLNGVSLKIKKGKKVAFMGANGCGKSTFFLCCNGIIRPDRGEVLFQGKTLDYSRKGLLDLRRGVQIVFQDPDNQLFSASVYQEISFGPMNLGIPEEEARRDIEEVIAYLEITPFRDRPAHALSGGQKKQVSVADVLVMHPEVIILDEPAAALDAKHTKKVNEIVDRLAGQGITILMATHDINYALGWADEIVLMHEGKVLLQDDPLTVCSNREALAMTNQEEPAVLQLFDKMVKKGMLDSSMEPPVNMGELYGYIEKS
- a CDS encoding sirohydrochlorin cobaltochelatase, which codes for MERKAGARKAILIVSFGTSHLDTLEKNIAQIERQAGETFPDYKIYRAFTSHMILRKLKKKENLSIFTVQEAMGQMAADGIESVVVQPTHIINGIENDRMLSDVEEYADKFKKIRIGAPLLTSVEDYKKSIHAVMAEAGLKEDEILVLMGHGTDHHANAAYPTLEYTFHSLGYNQVLVGTVEGFPDLTNVMAKLEIAGRKKVVLMPFMVVAGDHAKNDMAGEEDSWKSELKEAGYEVKAIIRGLGEMQGIRNIYMEHIEAVI
- the cbiT gene encoding precorrin-6Y C5,15-methyltransferase (decarboxylating) subunit CbiT, which encodes MCKEKRRVYLTGIGTGGYHTLTIEAENIIKGCSCIIGAERMVRALEQFQKPVYISYRPEEIRGFLDAHPEYPCAVVALSGDTGFYSGAKGLEEALKDYETVRIPGISSVACLAARLGIPWEDAGFVSAHGRGQNYIHGIAHREKTFLLLGGKGSGDSFCQKIKEYGLTDVEIIVGQRLSYEDEAVLNRTGSTIRPEDFSGLDAVFIRNPAPDRYAMGHLEDEELIRGKVPMTKAEVRAVSIAKLHLTRDAVLYDIGAGTGSVSIEAALLSGEIRVYAVEKNPEGVALIHKNRKKFKCDGIEVIEGEAPEALKSLPPPSHVFIGGSSGNLCEIIGAAREKNAKARIVINAISLETVSEAVKAAKEGLLADPEFVQIAAARSRKLGSYHMMTAMNPIYVISDGKE
- the cobI gene encoding precorrin-2 C(20)-methyltransferase — translated: MSGIFYGIGVGPGDPELLTIKAARLIRECDVLAVAVSGFGLCAPVFEEAGEKKVPGQYLDHCVAYQIVLGAVPEAAEKDKLYLPMPMVKDKERLKQIHDACADCTQEQLRRGRSVAFITLGDPTVYSTCLYVHKRLKRRGADTRLIPGIPSFCAAAARMDTGLAENKEELHIIPASYGVEESLGLPGTKVLMKAGRKMPEVKQAVRDRGLAVQMVENCGMDNEHIYWGTEEIPEDAGYYSLVIVKEGK
- the cbiQ gene encoding cobalt ECF transporter T component CbiQ: MIVVDKLCYRSKLRYINAGEKFAFSMATLMICIASRSAIIAVIVLLLDAYLTVARGGIPFRKYIRLMSVPFVFLILSTLAIIVNISKIPLDAYAVPVGTFFITGSRASLMFGVQLILTAMASVSCLYFLSLNTTMTDIVYVLKKLYCPGLLIELMLLVYRFIFVLMETASAIMVSQKSRLGNLNFKTSVSSFGQMGAGLFIRAFRRSNALYDAMESRCYDGRIEVLNEQRPARAKEIAMIAVFELLLLAFTIGRGLI